The DNA region GATCGAGAAATGGTTGGCATAAGTAAAAAATTAGCGAAGCTTTTGGAGTCAGATATGTTAGAGCGCCGAAAGTTACGCTTTGCTCGGAATCTTTTAAGACCGTATGAGCCTCCCCGATTTAAACGCATACCGCCTGAAAAGGACCAGTTTAGACCTTTTTATTTGGTTGATGAACAATTGAAAGATTGGAAGGGCGAGAAATTACCCGTTCCGGTGGTCGGTTTGTTAGCGCAACCTGAAGTGGCGGGACGAGTGGCCGTGTATGGCGATTTTATTTATATTGGCGGCCCGAAAATTACCATTGAGAATGTCAGTTACCAATTGATCGTTACTCAATTTATTGGTCGTTATAAAGGACGAGTGATCTTTCATATTTTACATTCGATCAGTATTTGGCAAGCCTTAATTTTTTTGGCTACCAGTGCTGCGATGTGCTTTTTATTAGCCTGGACCATTACCCGACCTATACGCTTACTGCAGCAATCCGCTAATCAACTGGCCAATGGAGACAATATAAAAGCCTCTGAAAGTATGGGCAATCGTAGAGATGAGTTTTTTGAGCTGGCCCAAGATTTTGACCAGATGGCTGAGAAGATTTTAGCAACGGTATCTGCTCAGAAACAAATGCTCTCAGACGTCTCTCATGAACTTCGTTCACCGCTTACGCGCATGCAAATTGCGTTAGGTTTAATTGAAAAGCAATTAAACCATGACGACGTCAAGCATTTAAAACAAGTGGTGAAAGACTGCGAGTTAATGGAGCAAATGATTGCGCAGTTGTTAAAGCTGGCATCATTAGAACGCGGGCAATTGTATGAAGCTGAGCAGCGGTTTAATTTAAATGAATTACTCGAACAGTTGATGAAAGACGTTTCTTATGAAGCGAATCAACGCAACATAAAGTTAAATGTTAATTATCATATTTCAACTAATGACATTGAGCTAAACGGCTACTATGGGCTGTTGCGCAGTGCCGTTGAAAACTGCTTAAGGAATGCTATTAAGTATGCGCCAGATGATTCCCTAGTCGAAGTGTTTACGCAACAAGAGCAAGGGTTTTTAAATGTCTTAATATGTGATCAAGGCAGTGGCGTTAAAGATGAAAGTTTGGACAAACTGTTTGATCCTTTCTTTCGAACCGATGATGCTCGAGCACGAGAATCAGGCGGAACAGGTCTTGGCTTAGCTATCGCTCGGCGAGCCATATTAGCGCACGGTGGTGATATTTGTGCGAAAAACCGCAGCGCTCCAGACTCAGGTCTTTGTATGGTTTTAAGACTGCCTATGGAAAGAATTCTTAGTGAATAATCAGCAGTGAATGGCCCTTAGTGAATAATCCTCAGGTGAATCATCTTTACTGAATAATGGTGTCTTTAAATAAAAACTCTTTTAGATAGAGTGTCTTTTCGATGGAGTAGAAAGACTAAGCCAGAAGAGGGGCTGTCCACCATACGCCATTAGTCACTTGACAATCAATGGAATCGAGCACCATATGAATGACCAAGCCAAATCCAATTGCCCGAGTTCGCTCGAAGAACATAAGGGCAATGTAGCCTGGAAACAACACGACTTGATGCAATGGATGAAAGTTAATACTGCAACGACCTGGGTCATAGATAGGGTCGGCGAGTAGGTGATCTAAGTCCACCAGCATCGTGACCATCATTAAAATATAAACCAGCCACCATTGGCTAAATTTAAAAAGACTATTACGCAGAGAATAGCTAATAATTAGAGGAACTAGGAAGTGCAGGAAGATATGAAGCATTAATTAAAGTATGCCTTTTCTGTTGTCTTTTTAGTGGTCTTTGGGCATCAAAGCAAACCTGAGCGTTCAACTCAATCAAAGAGAGACACCAAATCCTTACTTCTCCGAGGTCCGAGTCCTTACTTCGCTGAG from Pleionea litopenaei includes:
- a CDS encoding DUF6122 family protein, which encodes MLHIFLHFLVPLIISYSLRNSLFKFSQWWLVYILMMVTMLVDLDHLLADPIYDPGRCSINFHPLHQVVLFPGYIALMFFERTRAIGFGLVIHMVLDSIDCQVTNGVWWTAPLLA
- a CDS encoding ATP-binding protein, with amino-acid sequence MWPFNRLKVFWKVFIWFWLSLILLVLVFLTSWALVKDSISYYSADREMVGISKKLAKLLESDMLERRKLRFARNLLRPYEPPRFKRIPPEKDQFRPFYLVDEQLKDWKGEKLPVPVVGLLAQPEVAGRVAVYGDFIYIGGPKITIENVSYQLIVTQFIGRYKGRVIFHILHSISIWQALIFLATSAAMCFLLAWTITRPIRLLQQSANQLANGDNIKASESMGNRRDEFFELAQDFDQMAEKILATVSAQKQMLSDVSHELRSPLTRMQIALGLIEKQLNHDDVKHLKQVVKDCELMEQMIAQLLKLASLERGQLYEAEQRFNLNELLEQLMKDVSYEANQRNIKLNVNYHISTNDIELNGYYGLLRSAVENCLRNAIKYAPDDSLVEVFTQQEQGFLNVLICDQGSGVKDESLDKLFDPFFRTDDARARESGGTGLGLAIARRAILAHGGDICAKNRSAPDSGLCMVLRLPMERILSE